The Sphingopyxis sp. YR583 DNA segment ACGATAAGCCGCTCACCGGCGTTGCCGTCGAGGATTTCTTCAAATGCGGTTTTGCCGCCGCGATGGCCCAATTTTGCCGAAGCTTCGTCAAGACCGCGGACAATTTCCCGAAACGAGATCTCATATTGAAGGCGCTCGTCCTGTTCGCCATCGCCGTTATGCTGCTTCAGCCCGGACTGTCGCTATATCCACCCGAGTTGCGCTTCTATCTGCATCTGGCGGCATGGATCGTCGCGGTCGCAGTGGCCCTTTTTCTTCCGTTCGTCGGCTATGCCGCCATGAGGCAGTTGGGATTCCAGCTCTGGCCGCTGTTCGTGGGATGGGCCAGCCTTGCCGTGTTCATCGTCTATGCGGCAGTCGCGTCGATGGGCGTTTTCACATGGCTGCCGATCAACTGGCACCTCTCCGGCCCGGTGGGGCTTTTTGAATCGGTCATGGTCACGCTGGCGCTCGGGCTCAACCTCAAAAAGATCCAGCAGGACAAGCTCGTCGCCGACGCAAATTACGCGCATTCGCTGACCGAACGCCTCGCCATCAGCGAGCGGGCAACGCGACTGGCGGAAGAAAAGGCATCCGCGCTCGAAACCGTAAACAGCCAGAATGCGTTGCTCCACTCATCGGGTCATGACAGCCGACAGGTCATTCTCGCACTCAATAGCGCTGTAGACGTCCTCAAGAGGCAGGACAGAGCCGGTGCGGATATCGCTCTGATCGAGATGCTTGAAAGCTCGGCCGATTATCTGAACGAGATCGTCTCAACGACGATCTCGGGCGCGAATATCGCCGCGAATGATGCCGACTTCGTCGCGCTCAGCGCTTTTCGCGGTCAGGCGCTCGTCGAGCCGTTATCGATGATGTTCAAGACTCCTTTCGCAAACAAAAGGCTGAAGCTTGACGTTCGTATTGCGGATGATGTGACGATCATTTCGGACCGGCCGCTACTGATGCGCGCACTCGCCAATCTGCTCAGCAATAGCTACCAATATACACAGGTCGGAGGAGCCCGTATCGCACTCGCCCTCGAAAAAGGGCAGGCCGTGATCACAATCAGCGACAGCGGCAGCGGAATGCCCGCAGAAGTCGCGACGGCTTTGAACGGTGGTGCCGTCACGCGAATTCGCGCCGATGATACAGCGCCCGGCACCGGGTCGGGCTATGGCTC contains these protein-coding regions:
- a CDS encoding sensor histidine kinase, whose amino-acid sequence is MRILYAVLGILFLLGAQPAWAQLEKLPRLDLRGGEDAPALGSFVRFAERPGAARTPQLDAILAGPLQRIKGSTIHFGPPGTRTVVLLKVRNASDQQGSWILTTGRGSLKHFRLYETAGGPLTLIVDGTDPQVARENLGTYQAFSSELVLAPSQEKLIAIEFVSENSTYMPLKIETYGTFFKERRANISMVSGVVIGALTLLLLNFLFFSITGFREFLWLAVAEAFFALNTVHSEGYITIFFLYDKPLTGVAVEDFFKCGFAAAMAQFCRSFVKTADNFPKRDLILKALVLFAIAVMLLQPGLSLYPPELRFYLHLAAWIVAVAVALFLPFVGYAAMRQLGFQLWPLFVGWASLAVFIVYAAVASMGVFTWLPINWHLSGPVGLFESVMVTLALGLNLKKIQQDKLVADANYAHSLTERLAISERATRLAEEKASALETVNSQNALLHSSGHDSRQVILALNSAVDVLKRQDRAGADIALIEMLESSADYLNEIVSTTISGANIAANDADFVALSAFRGQALVEPLSMMFKTPFANKRLKLDVRIADDVTIISDRPLLMRALANLLSNSYQYTQVGGARIALALEKGQAVITISDSGSGMPAEVATALNGGAVTRIRADDTAPGTGSGYGSAKRIIERLRGKIKIISSTPEGTEICITLPAAFAATSSIEIDELQARLHGWALLDFDQRGDFEARLAAAGSVKERSIALTYDDTTVTRGRLSDLVAMVLIKPACREFLEHPLLAEPSK